One Gemmatimonadales bacterium DNA segment encodes these proteins:
- a CDS encoding DUF1015 family protein produces MRLNPFRALRPPAELAARVAAVPYDVVSRAEAAELARDNPYSFLHVGRSDVDLPEGVDPHDPRVYGVAREALDRFKAEGILLREPEPSLYLYRQEMNGRAQTGVVGCVHIDDYEHDIIRKHEKTRQDKEDDRTRHILALGAHAEPVFLTYRGHREIDRLTQQITRASAPLYDFTAPDGVRHLVWRVPDPGRFVELFRTIPDAYVADGHHRSAGAWRAGREIRSRPPEHRRNGEYNWFLAVLFPAEQLRILPYNRVVRDLNNQGESGVLARLSRVGRMSITAHPVPPHPHSFAIYLPRRWYLLELDDSTIDRRDPIAALDVSLLQDRVLGPILGVGDPRTDKRIDFVGGIRGTAELERRVDSGEMAIAFALYPTSLEQLMAVADAGEIMPPKSTWFEPKLRSGLFVHTL; encoded by the coding sequence ATGCGCCTCAATCCCTTCCGCGCGCTTCGGCCCCCGGCTGAGCTGGCCGCCCGCGTGGCGGCCGTGCCATATGACGTGGTCAGCCGAGCGGAAGCCGCCGAGCTCGCGCGGGACAATCCGTACAGCTTCCTCCATGTCGGCCGGTCCGACGTCGATCTGCCTGAGGGCGTCGACCCTCACGATCCGCGGGTCTACGGGGTGGCGCGCGAAGCCCTGGACCGGTTCAAGGCGGAGGGGATTCTCCTGCGCGAGCCGGAGCCGTCGCTCTATCTGTATCGCCAGGAGATGAACGGCCGAGCCCAGACCGGCGTGGTCGGCTGCGTCCATATCGACGACTACGAGCACGACATCATCCGGAAGCACGAGAAGACCCGGCAGGACAAGGAGGATGACCGTACCCGCCACATCCTCGCCCTGGGCGCCCACGCGGAGCCGGTCTTCCTGACCTATCGCGGTCATCGCGAGATCGACCGGTTGACCCAGCAGATCACCCGAGCGAGCGCCCCGCTGTACGACTTCACCGCACCCGATGGCGTGCGGCACCTCGTCTGGCGGGTCCCCGATCCCGGCCGGTTCGTGGAGCTGTTCCGTACCATCCCGGACGCGTACGTCGCCGATGGCCACCACCGTTCCGCCGGCGCCTGGCGGGCCGGCAGGGAGATCCGGTCCCGCCCGCCGGAGCACCGCCGCAATGGCGAGTACAACTGGTTCCTCGCCGTGCTGTTTCCCGCGGAGCAGCTGCGAATCCTGCCCTACAACCGCGTGGTGCGCGATCTGAACAACCAGGGAGAGAGCGGAGTGCTCGCCCGCCTCTCCCGGGTCGGCCGGATGAGCATCACCGCTCATCCGGTGCCACCGCACCCCCACAGCTTCGCCATCTACCTGCCCCGCCGGTGGTACCTGCTGGAGCTCGACGACAGCACGATCGACCGGCGCGATCCCATCGCCGCGCTCGACGTCTCCCTGCTCCAGGACCGCGTGCTCGGCCCCATCCTTGGCGTGGGTGACCCGCGTACCGACAAGCGGATCGACTTCGTCGGCGGCATCCGCGGCACCGCCGAGCTGGAGCGCCGGGTGGACTCGGGCGAGATGGCGATCGCCTTCGCGTTGTATCCCACCTCGCTGGAGCAGCTCATGGCGGTGGCCGACGCGGGGGAGATCATGCCGCCCAAGAGCACCTGGTTCGAGCCCAAGCTGCGGAGCGGGCTGTTCGTGCATACCTTGTAG
- a CDS encoding glycine betaine ABC transporter substrate-binding protein: MRRLVLPALLLMSPLVTAPVAPPYLAAQDRETRPVIVASKPFGESYVLAEMFAQILEARGYRVDRRLGLGATEIAFGAIRSGAIDVYPEYTGTGLLAILGERPTSDPLEVYDRVSRQFRDRYDVRWLPPLGFQNTYAIAVRRETARRFGLATLSDLARVGPQLRAGLTADFIGRSDGLPGLAKAYGLRLASVGALLPAIKYQALAAGEVDVIDGYSTDGLIARYDLVVLRDDRGFFPPYEAAAMVGPALATRMPGAVAALTELSGRLREQTMRELNRRLEVTGEPVSRVAADALRELGLTGATRAGPRTAPEARAGVVAYLWEQRRHILDLTGRHLLLVAVSLAAAVALALPLGLALERRSASAESVIRAVGLLQTVPSIALLAFMIPLLGIGVVPALVALFLYSLYPILRNTYTGVRNAAPEAVGAALALGMTPGQILRYVRLPLAAPVIMAGIRTAAVIDVGTATLAAFIGAGGLGDPIAAGLALSDTRMILSGALPAALLALAVDAGLGRVEGRWGKVGQGGAG; encoded by the coding sequence ATGAGACGCCTGGTGCTGCCTGCCCTCTTGTTGATGTCGCCCCTCGTGACCGCGCCCGTGGCCCCACCGTACCTGGCAGCGCAGGATCGGGAGACCCGTCCTGTCATCGTCGCCTCCAAGCCGTTCGGCGAGTCGTACGTGCTGGCGGAGATGTTCGCCCAGATCCTGGAGGCGCGCGGCTACCGGGTGGACCGCCGGCTGGGGCTGGGCGCCACCGAGATCGCGTTCGGCGCCATCCGGAGCGGTGCCATCGACGTCTATCCGGAGTACACCGGCACCGGGCTGCTCGCGATCCTGGGCGAGCGTCCGACCTCCGACCCGCTCGAGGTCTACGACAGGGTCTCCCGCCAGTTCCGCGACCGCTACGACGTGCGCTGGTTGCCGCCCCTGGGCTTCCAGAACACCTACGCCATCGCGGTCAGGCGGGAGACCGCGCGCCGCTTTGGCCTGGCCACCCTCAGCGATCTCGCGCGGGTCGGTCCACAGCTCCGTGCCGGGCTCACAGCCGACTTCATCGGCCGGTCCGATGGATTGCCCGGCCTGGCCAAAGCGTACGGACTCCGGCTGGCGTCGGTGGGCGCCCTGCTTCCCGCCATCAAGTATCAGGCGCTCGCCGCGGGCGAGGTCGACGTCATCGACGGGTACTCCACCGACGGCCTGATCGCGCGCTACGACCTGGTGGTGCTGCGGGACGACCGCGGCTTCTTCCCGCCCTACGAGGCGGCCGCCATGGTGGGTCCGGCCCTCGCCACCCGGATGCCCGGCGCGGTGGCGGCGCTGACCGAGTTGAGCGGGCGTCTCCGCGAGCAGACGATGCGGGAGCTCAACCGCCGGCTCGAGGTCACCGGCGAGCCGGTCTCCCGCGTCGCCGCCGACGCCCTGCGGGAGTTGGGACTCACGGGCGCCACCCGGGCCGGCCCGCGAACGGCGCCCGAGGCGCGTGCGGGCGTGGTGGCCTATCTCTGGGAGCAGCGCCGCCACATCCTCGACCTGACCGGCAGGCACCTGCTCCTGGTTGCCGTGTCGCTCGCCGCGGCGGTGGCCCTGGCGCTCCCGCTCGGCCTCGCGCTGGAGCGGCGCTCGGCGAGTGCCGAGTCGGTAATCCGCGCGGTCGGACTGCTGCAGACGGTGCCGAGCATCGCGCTGCTCGCGTTCATGATCCCGCTGCTGGGGATCGGCGTCGTGCCGGCGCTGGTGGCCTTGTTCCTCTACTCGTTGTACCCGATCCTGCGGAACACCTACACCGGCGTCCGCAATGCCGCGCCCGAAGCGGTCGGTGCGGCGCTGGCGCTGGGCATGACACCGGGCCAGATCCTCCGCTACGTGCGGCTACCGCTGGCCGCACCGGTGATCATGGCGGGAATCCGGACGGCGGCCGTGATCGACGTCGGCACGGCGACCCTCGCGGCGTTCATCGGCGCCGGCGGCCTGGGCGATCCGATCGCCGCCGGGCTGGCCCTCTCGGACACCCGCATGATCCTCTCCGGCGCCCTCCCCGCGGCGCTGCTGGCGCTGGCGGTGGACGCGGGGTTGGGGAGGGTGGAGGGAAGGTGGGGCAAGGTGGGGCAAGGTGGGGCAGGGTGA
- a CDS encoding ATP-binding cassette domain-containing protein, translating into MPNGPALQAIELSKRFGPVAALDRVSIEVHPGECVALIGESGAGKSTLLRCFNRMTDPDQGQVLVDGADVGRMDPIPLRRRVGYVPQDGGLLPHWRVLRNVALVPWLRGLPDQAALAERALRRVGLEPEVFGARWPRDLSGGQRQRVAVARALAAGPDIVLLDEPFGALDAITRADLQTSFLALRAELGLTLLLVTHDLQEALLLADRIAVMRDGRIEQVAPPAALRDAPATEYVRELLRRARVAG; encoded by the coding sequence ATGCCCAACGGCCCGGCGCTGCAGGCGATCGAGCTCTCCAAGCGGTTCGGCCCGGTCGCGGCACTCGACCGGGTCTCGATCGAGGTGCACCCCGGCGAGTGCGTCGCCCTGATCGGCGAGAGCGGCGCCGGAAAGAGTACCCTGCTTCGCTGCTTCAACCGGATGACCGATCCGGACCAGGGACAAGTGCTGGTCGACGGCGCCGACGTCGGCCGGATGGACCCGATACCGCTGCGGCGTCGGGTGGGCTATGTCCCCCAGGATGGCGGGCTGCTTCCGCATTGGCGGGTACTGCGGAACGTGGCGCTGGTGCCCTGGCTCCGGGGCCTGCCGGACCAGGCGGCGCTGGCCGAGCGCGCGCTTCGGCGCGTCGGTCTTGAGCCGGAGGTCTTCGGTGCCCGCTGGCCTCGGGATCTCTCCGGCGGGCAGCGGCAGCGGGTCGCGGTGGCTCGGGCGCTCGCCGCCGGTCCCGATATCGTCCTGCTCGACGAGCCGTTCGGTGCGCTCGACGCCATCACCCGCGCCGATCTCCAGACCAGCTTCCTGGCCTTGCGCGCGGAGCTGGGCCTGACCCTGCTCCTGGTGACGCACGATCTGCAGGAAGCGCTGCTGCTGGCGGACCGCATTGCGGTGATGCGGGACGGCCGGATCGAGCAGGTCGCTCCGCCGGCCGCCCTGCGCGACGCGCCGGCCACCGAGTACGTGCGGGAGCTGCTGCGTCGCGCGCGAGTGGCCGGATGA
- a CDS encoding Ku protein → MARAIWSGSISFGMVSIPVKLHGATESKDISFHLLHSTCGTRLKQVRWCPTDEVEVPWGETVRGYEYAKDQYVTLTDEDFEKLPLPSKHVIELSGFVEEQEIDPVFYEKSYYLSPDERAEKPYALLLRALEKKKLTALATITIRKKEQLCALRPRDEVLMLETLFYPDEVRKESGVDLSAARVSDRELDMAFTLIELLRKPFDPGEYQDHYREALAQLIEAKLEGRQVVKAPPARETRVIDLADALRKSVEAARKGKPKPAARARKPVRAQRRTRKVG, encoded by the coding sequence ATGGCGAGGGCGATCTGGAGCGGGTCGATCAGCTTCGGGATGGTCAGCATCCCGGTCAAGCTTCACGGGGCCACGGAGAGTAAGGACATCTCCTTTCACCTGCTCCACTCCACCTGTGGCACCCGGCTCAAACAAGTGCGCTGGTGTCCTACTGACGAGGTGGAGGTGCCCTGGGGCGAGACGGTGCGGGGCTACGAGTACGCCAAGGACCAGTACGTCACCCTCACGGACGAAGACTTCGAGAAGCTGCCGCTCCCGAGCAAACACGTGATCGAGCTGAGCGGGTTCGTGGAGGAGCAGGAGATCGATCCCGTCTTCTACGAGAAGAGCTATTACCTCTCTCCCGACGAGCGCGCGGAGAAGCCGTACGCCCTCCTGCTCCGCGCGCTGGAGAAGAAGAAGCTCACGGCACTCGCCACCATCACCATCCGGAAGAAAGAGCAGCTCTGCGCGCTGCGGCCGCGCGACGAGGTGCTGATGCTGGAGACGCTCTTCTATCCCGACGAGGTGCGCAAGGAATCGGGCGTGGACCTGTCGGCGGCACGGGTGAGCGACCGTGAGCTGGACATGGCGTTCACTCTCATCGAGCTGCTGCGGAAGCCGTTCGATCCGGGGGAGTATCAGGACCACTACCGGGAGGCGCTGGCGCAGCTGATCGAGGCCAAGCTCGAGGGCCGCCAGGTGGTGAAGGCCCCGCCGGCGCGCGAGACCCGGGTCATCGACCTGGCGGACGCGCTCCGGAAGAGCGTCGAGGCGGCGCGGAAAGGCAAGCCCAAGCCGGCCGCACGTGCCCGCAAGCCGGTGCGGGCGCAGCGGCGCACGAGGAAGGTGGGGTGA
- the ligD gene encoding non-homologous end-joining DNA ligase produces the protein MSRRTAVPVLEQLAAPAASLTLSVDGYELPVTNLEKALWPKVGRGRPHTKRDLLRYFARVSPWMLPHLADRPIFLTRFPGGVNGKSFFQKHWEPAPPFARTVRIYSAHGDRDGDYLLCENLVTLLWLGQMAGLELHGWFSRTNPEPDARGKSRRFTGSEAALERSILNYPDFVVFDLDPYLYSGKEGRGEEPELHRRAFVRTRQLALHIREVLEGLGLTTFVKTSGRTGLHLYLPIVRNLDFDAARRVAETIAQHVQRDRPREVTTEWTVKLRTGKIFFDYNQNSRGKSLAVPFSPRRHAAATVSMPVSWDELEEIYPTDFTLDTASDRLEAGGDPWTGMLEARQDLAEVLGLRRAG, from the coding sequence GTGAGCCGTCGGACGGCCGTGCCGGTGCTCGAGCAGCTCGCGGCTCCGGCCGCGAGTCTCACCCTCTCGGTCGACGGCTACGAGCTTCCCGTCACCAACCTGGAGAAGGCGCTCTGGCCCAAGGTGGGGCGCGGGCGGCCGCACACCAAGCGCGATCTGCTGCGCTACTTCGCGCGGGTCTCGCCGTGGATGCTGCCGCATCTGGCGGACCGGCCGATCTTCCTCACCCGTTTTCCCGGCGGCGTCAACGGCAAGAGCTTCTTCCAGAAGCACTGGGAGCCCGCGCCGCCGTTCGCCCGCACCGTGCGGATCTACTCCGCCCACGGCGACCGCGACGGCGACTACCTCCTCTGCGAGAACCTGGTGACGCTCCTCTGGCTGGGGCAGATGGCGGGGCTCGAGCTGCACGGCTGGTTCTCCCGCACCAATCCGGAGCCGGACGCCCGCGGAAAGAGCCGTCGCTTCACCGGCTCGGAGGCGGCGCTGGAGCGCTCGATCCTCAACTACCCCGACTTCGTGGTCTTCGATCTCGACCCGTATCTCTACTCCGGCAAGGAGGGACGCGGCGAGGAGCCCGAGCTCCATAGGCGGGCGTTCGTCCGCACGCGGCAGCTCGCGCTGCACATCCGCGAGGTACTCGAGGGCCTTGGTCTCACCACCTTCGTCAAGACGTCGGGCCGGACCGGGCTGCACCTCTATCTGCCGATCGTGCGCAACCTCGACTTCGACGCGGCCCGGCGGGTGGCCGAGACCATCGCGCAGCACGTGCAGCGGGATCGGCCGCGTGAGGTCACCACCGAATGGACGGTGAAGCTCCGCACCGGGAAGATCTTCTTCGACTACAACCAGAACAGCCGGGGGAAGTCGCTGGCGGTGCCATTCTCGCCTCGACGGCACGCGGCGGCGACGGTCTCGATGCCGGTGAGCTGGGACGAGCTTGAGGAGATCTATCCGACCGACTTCACGCTCGACACCGCGTCCGACCGGCTCGAAGCGGGTGGCGACCCCTGGACCGGCATGCTCGAGGCGCGACAGGATCTGGCCGAGGTGCTCGGGTTGAGGAGGGCGGGATGA